A region from the Hydra vulgaris chromosome 10, alternate assembly HydraT2T_AEP genome encodes:
- the LOC100198550 gene encoding tetratricopeptide repeat protein 28 isoform X7 produces MQRHVESTANKRKISQQNMKGFVFGVNSTGYYRRAVALSRMGRYTESLASYASALAHDCKSSQLLKALIDAALRSPLQGILEPLFKQIESIDKNEKAFAVVALIGQEIISSMDIMSAIVVLESALHIGTEDLHLKASVYSALSSSYWNIDNIKNGLHYMHQELLIYEMLNDLTGMCRVHGNLGSAYYAQEQYHEAKQHYYIQFEMSQTLQDYHVSCGALTSLGRVLIALKDYAGSIDCHKKCASLFKKINLHLEEIGELSNVANIYSFLGEFLTAEHFLLECLKVSQVLEQTEEKCKVLNRLGTLYQNMHNIDEAVKVFQEMLQISQDAKSYDLVCQSLSCLGHTYRMQKNLKLAESIHELQLQKAEELGSFILESRALTDLGVTYFHMSKFEMALKSHKAHLKLCEKFNDKEGKVKAYGNIGNVYQMIQEYEKAIKYHKMGITCALELNDRYSEASLHGNLGVAYQSLNMMNEAKKHYEIHLTVAKEMNYLRSECVAESNLGNFSSVLGRLHEALPHYENHLLLAKKLDDKLEVCKAMQNLAHIYYRLNRFTESIKCYEESLSLANELDAYELIGLAYYNLGLVYLADNDFEKAVRCQKLLLASAQEKKNVFSICKAYGNLGLIYMKMGKHSDAKDYFKEQICAAEKSSIETLKCDCYRDFAVALASEKLYKDACEQYEKEIALRRKLNNEKLFESILSFASFLETIKEFDYAYKCYSELFQATKLQKDIKNCKKVCHLMGNLSIKMKKFKKAISFFILELKCTEIYRVEITDIINIHRLLSECYDNLNDFENAAYYLLECQTIAVFMKNYSIENEISKCLRQLCEKYNDYKSALMYSEKRIISSQELTDFDKCDAYKDIAASHLLLKNYDSSFFYYNQLLSLAKEFNISQFEYDAYTGLGLAYAQVLNFMESLKYYLCAEECSEKLSKPYIKAECLVNIGDCYQYSSDNQHALEYYKKALEICQQNDFKTIKVTIFGRIGKTFHLLGNSKKAISYLCMAVSVCEQLQEPAEFIKCFYRLGLKFFFENDIESSSKCFQKVIDFIEENKLKTDLLLKEINFIKASYEMLQKVYVTKKEYLQAMFVAEKGNIFNRKLLISKSGIKICVNIPLFSKFVHSLKTVTHTTCLYSIVIGKLYCWIIKRNEGFVKFWEKSVDETNLDSTFFLSDLDNFVTCISGKTLKTLNDLVFSARRSFNVDGDLCIHAKVDNGLPNIELLDNKINQNKPNEFAKSKLEDFDVDCQLSTANNCLYLLFFSQVVSFLDAFEKIYTEKYDMILVLPCEITLVPFYVFKDDSKRSFLYEHFNFFFSTDIFSLLENSNNKSIPLSQEENFIIFGEKVCNNETRNINKVLKHSTLITSNSSKEEILEQISSSTISHIALNVMWHTPGICFPYIDNIVEHNCIDLQILDLDDNRPVSTPNIIISVKDIICKTKLHSKLVVFGVNIFNDSICVDGMQSLVSSFLINGCETVLTSQWPISKGASSYFFSRFYEQFSQRVPVYNAFNNAIKEMQASNDYNSPSNWAGLVIYGKNCQLTKKACNFTKAFNKFLEVPNRDSLKIILHLVETAQKRLAQDLRTSLYITEESIQVKLLPTNVNWKPILVSLGFRFEKAHDNIPDAVFFPEYEYTNLLAKASKTLYGFLGLNRNGLLAISRLRSSPTAVLHLQKILQDVIHYFNQEMSDVQVSFPSHLWRLPGCHEFLSSLDFDLVGVEKTEVKLQSGKKEGKKTLQCAVQSLNNLLDNNEDDALTNRMYDLKLISQTQNLNNSVRKSSLSSELDCFNVVTGGNAKRLKMKTSIDGFEKRFSQIDVSDMTLCEQEVEHWQKTFYFDNEDITDIEPDIIEQEDIDAFIDNLKSTDLANDALCNSDTCEKKTNSFRKKSFFSRSYLISSSKTMDRIDSIKTMDRINNIKTIDRINSIKTMDRINSIKAMDRIDNIKDDQEKAAQKSKEEFIKCVKQKKPPDEWRRLRLDSDYFNNNANIKTINVRDSFCVHRGFYCRRISDFSTSSSRNSYDSSLSAKSHNEEGVRKKKKLFNLLKKAKSIGNMADEPDNSRYTYDSDEKITKKLNKVKKKKHFPLQTF; encoded by the exons atgcAAAGACACGTAGAATCTACCGcaaataaacgaaaaatatcgcAGCAAAACATGAAAGGCTTTGTATTTGGAGTAAACAGCACA GGGTACTATCGACGGGCAGTTGCTCTCAGTCGAATGGGAAGATATACAGAGTCGCTAGCTTCTTATGCATCAGCACTGGCACATGATTGCAAAAGTAGTCAATTACTGAAGGCTTTAATAGATGCTGCATTAAGATCACCTTTGCAAG GGATATTAGAGCCTTTATTTAAGCAAATTGAATctattgataaaaatgaaaaggcATTTGCTGTTGTTGCTCTAATTGGCCAAGAGATCATTTCCAGTATGGATATTATGTCAGCTATTGTAGTCCTTGAAAGTGCATTACATATTGGAACAGAAGACCTGCATTTAAAAGCATCTGTATACTCAGCGTTAAGTAGTTCGTATTGGAATATTGACAACATAAAAAATGGACTGCATTATATGCACCAAGAACTATTGATATATGAGATGCTGAATGATCTAACTGGTATGTGCAGGGTTCATGGAAATTTAGGCAGTGCTTATTATGCCCAAGAGCAGTATCACGAGGCAAAACAACACTATTACATCCAATTTGAGATGTCTCAAACTTTACAAGACTATCATGTTTCATGTGGAGCATTAACTTCTCTTGGCCgtgttttaattgctttaaaagattatgCTGGGTCAATTGACTGTCACAAAAAATGTgcttcactttttaaaaaaataaacttacactTAGAAGAAATTGGAGAGCTTAGTAATGTtgcaaatatatattcatttttggGTGAATTTTTAACAGCAGAACATTTTTTGTTAGAATGTTTGAAAGTTTCTCAGGTTCTTGAACAAACAGaagaaaaatgtaaagttttaaataggctTGGTACATTATATCAGAACATGCACAATATTGATGAAGCTGTAAAGGTATTTCAAGAAATGTTACAAATTTCTCAAGATGCTAAAAGTTATGATCTTGTATGTCAATCATTGTCTTGTCTCGGTCATACTTACAGAATGCAAAAGAACTTAAAGTTGGCTGAAAGTATTCACGAGCTTCAACTTCAAAAAGCTGAAGAGCTAGGATCTTTTATTTTAGAGAGTAGAGCTCTTACAGATCTTGGGGTTACATATTTTCATATGAGTAAGTTTGAAATGGCTTTAAAGTCTCATAAAGctcatttaaaattatgtgaAAAGTTCAATGACAAAGAAGGAAAAGTTAAAGCCTATGGAAACATTGGTAATGTGTATCAAATGATTCAAGAGTatgaaaaagcaataaaatatcataagaTGGGCATTACATGTGCATTAGAACTCAATGATAGATATTCTGAGGCATCCTTACATGGTAACCTTGGAGTGGCTTATCAGTCTTTAAACATGATGAATgaagcaaaaaaacattatgaAATTCATTTAACAGTTGCAAAAGAAATGAATTATTTGAGATCAGAATGTGTTGCTGAAAGTAACTTgg gTAATTTCTCAAGTGTTTTAGGAAGATTGCATGAAGCTCTGCCTCATTATGAAAACCATCTTTTGCTTGCTAAAAAGTTAGATGACAAACTTGAGGTCTGCAAAGCTATGCAAAATCTGGCTCATATTTATTATAGATTAAATAGATTTACTGAGTCTATAAAGTGCTATGAAGAATCTTTATCCTTAGCAAATGAGTTGGATGCATATGAATTGATTGGATTAGCATATTACAACTTGGGATTAGTCTACTTGGCTGATAATGACTTTGAAAAAGCAGTTCGCTGTCAAAAACTGCTTCTTGCATCAGCtcaagagaaaaaaaatgtttttagtataTGTAAAGCTTATGGAAACTTAGGCCTAATTTATATGAAAATGGGAAAACACAGTGACGCTAAAGATTATTTCAAAGAGCAAATTTGTGCAGCAGAAAAGTCTTCAATAGAGACATTAAAATGTGATTGTTATAGAGACTTTGCTGTTGCTCTGGCTTCTGAGAAGCTTTACAAAGATGCTTGTGAacaatatgaaaaagaaatagcATTGCGccgaaaattaaataatgaaaaactgTTTGAATCAATACTTTCATTTGCatcatttttagaaacaataaaagaatttgATTATGCTTACAAATGTTATAGTGAACTATTCCAAGCAACGAAGCTccaaaaagacataaaaaactgtaaaaaggTATGCCATTTAATGGGGAACTTAAgcataaaaatgaagaaatttaaaaaagctatatCGTTTTTTATATTGGAATTAAAATGCACAGAAATTTATCGTGTGGAAATAACTGACATtattaatattcataggctGTTAAGTGAatgttatgacaatttaaatgactttgaaaatgcagcatattatttattagaatgtCAAACCATTGCTGTTTTCATGAAAAACTATTCAATAGAAAATGAGATAAGCAAATGTCTTCGCCAACTTTGCGAGAAATACAATGACTATAAATCAGCATTGATGTATTCTGAAAAGAGAATAATATCGAGTCAAGAGCTAACTGATTTTGATAAATGTGATGCTTATAAAGATATTGCAGCATCTCACTTGTTATTAAAGAACTAtgattcatcttttttttactataaccAATTACTTTCACTTGCTAAAGAGTTTAACATTTCACAGTTTGAATATGATGCATACACAGGACTTGGATTGGCCTATGCTCAAGTATTGAATTTTATGGAatctttaaaatactatttatgtGCTGAAGAATGCTCAGAGAAGTTAAGCAAACCTTATATAAAAGCAGAATGTTTAGTTAACATTGGAGATTGCTACCAATATAGTAGTGATAATCAACATGCtttagaatattataaaaaggcACTGGAGATTTGTcaacaaaatgattttaaaaccataaaagttACCATTTTTGGCCGCATTGGAAAAACATTTCATTTACTTGGTAattcaaaaaaagcaatttcttaTCTTTGCATGGCAGTATCTGTTTGTGAACAGCTACAAGAGCCTGCTGagttcataaaatgtttttatcgccttggtctaaaatttttttttgaaaatgatattgAATCATCTAGTAAGTGTTTTCAAAAAGTGATTGATTTCATTGAggaaaataaactaaaaacagatttgctattgaaagaaataaattttataaaagcttcTTATGAAATGCTTCAAAAGGTTTATGTTACTAAAAAAGAATACCTGCAAGCGATGTTTGTTGCAgaaaaaggaaatattttcaatcGAAAGCTACTTATAAGTAAGTCAGGTATAAAAATTTGTGTAAACATCCCATTATTCTCTAAGTTTGTTCATTCTTTAAAAACTGTTACACATACTACGTGTCTCTATTCGATTGTAATTGGCAAGTTGTATTGTTGGATAATAAAACGAAATGAAGGGTTTGTGAAATTCTGGGAAAAAAGCGTTGATGAAACTAATCTTgactcaactttttttttatcagatttGGATAATTTTGTTACATGTATTTCAggcaaaacattaaaaactctTAATGACCTTGTTTTTAGTGCACGTAGAAGCTTTAACGTCGATGGAGATTTATGCATCCATGCAAAAGTTGATAATGGTTTACCGAATATTGAACTGctagataataaaattaatcaaaacaaGCCAAATGAGTTTGCAAAATCGAAACTTGAAGATTTTGATGTTGATTGTCAACTTAGCACTgctaataattgtttatatttgctatttttttctcaggttgtttcatttttagacgcttttgaaaaaatttacactGAAAAATATGATATGATTTTGGTGTTGCCATGCGAAATTACACTTGTACCATTCTATGTTTTTAAAGATGACTCAAAAAGGTCATTTTTATATgagcatttcaattttttttttagcacagatatattttcattattggAAAATTCCAACAACAAAAGTATACCTTTATCTcaagaagaaaattttataatattcggagaaaaagtttgtaataatgAAACTAGAAACATTAACAAAGTACTTAAACATTCAACTTTAATTACCAGTAACTCGTCCAAAGAAGAAATACTTGAACAAATATCTTCTAGTACTATAAGTCACATTGCATTAAATGTGATGTGGCATACACCAGGGATTTGTTTTCCTTACATTGACAATATTGTTGAACATAATTGTATTGACCTACAAATATTAGACCTTGATGATAATCGCCCAGTCAGCACTCCTAACATAATTATTTCTGTAAAAGATATCATATGCAAAACTAAGCTCCATTCAAAGCTAGTAGTATTTggagtaaatatttttaatgattctaTTTGTGTTGATGGTATGCAGTCTCTAGTTTCATCATTTCTAATAAATGGATGTGAGACAGTATTAACATCTCAATGGCCTATATCTAAAGGGGCAAGCTCCTATTTTTTTAGTAGGTTTTATGAACAATTCAGTCAAAGGGTTCCAGTTTACAATGCTTTTAACAATGCTATCAAAGAAATGCAAGCCTCTAATGATTATAACAGTCCTTCTAATTGGGCTGGCCTTGtaatatatggaaaaaattgtCAGCTAACCAAAAAAGCATGCAATTTCACTAAAgcatttaacaagtttttagaAGTTCCAAATCGTGATTCGCTAAAGATAATTCTTCATTTG gTTGAAACAGCCCAGAAGCGTCTTGCGCAAGATCTTCGAACGTCTTTATACATAACAGAAGAAAGTATTCAAGTCAAACTTTTGCCAACTAATGTTAACTGGAAGCCTATTTTAGTATCATTAGGATTTCGATTTGAGAAAGCGCATGATAATATTCCAGATGCTGTATTCTTTCCAGAGTATGAATACACAAATCTACTTGCTAAAGCATCCAAAACTTTGTATGGATTTCTTG gtcttAACAGAAATGGCTTGTTAGCAATATCACGATTACGTTCTTCTCCGACTGCAGTTTTGCACCTTCAAAAGATT cTTCAAGATGTCATACATTATTTCAACCAAGAAATGTCTGATGTGCAAGTCTCTTTCCCTTCACATTTGTGGCGCTTACCTGGTTGTCATGAATTTTTATCATCCCTTGATTTTGATTTAGTTGGTGTTGAAAAGACAGAAGTTAAATTGCAATCTGGAAAAAAAGAAGggaaaaaaactttgcaatGTGCAGTGCAAtctttaaacaatcttttag ataataatgAAGATGATGCGTTAACCAATAGAATGTATGACCTAAAGTTAATAAGTCAAACACAGAACTTAAATAATTCTGTTAGAAAATCAAGTTTAAGCAGTGAGCttgattgttttaatgttgtaacTGGTGGCAACGCAAAGCGATTAAAAATGAAGACGTCAATTGATGGGTTTGAAAAGCGATTTTCACAAATTGATGTCAGTGACATGACTTTATGTGAACAAGAAGTTGAACACtggcaaaaaacattttattttgacaatgaAGACATAACTGATATTGAACCAGATATCATTGAACAAGAGGACATTGATGCAtttattgacaatttaaaaagtactgATTTAGCGAATGATGCCTTGTGTAATAGTGACacttgtgaaaaaaaaacaaattcatttcgaaagaaaagttttttctctCGTAGCTATCTTATTTCAAGTAGCAAAACTATGGATAGGATTGACAGCATAAAAACTATGGATAGgattaacaacataaaaactaTAGATAGAATTAACAGTATAAAAACTATGGATAGAATTAACAGCATAAAAGCTATGGATCGGATTGACAATAtaaaag atGATCAAGAAAAGGCTGCACAAAAAAGTAaagaagaatttattaaatgtgttaaaCAAAAGAAACCTCCTGATGAGTGGCGTAGATTGAGGTTGGACAGTGATTACTTTAACAATAATgcaaacattaaaacaattaatgtaCGAGATTCTTTTTGCGTGCATCGTGGTTTTTATTGTCGCCGTATTTCAGatttttcaacatcttcatCAAGAAACTCATACGATTCTTCTTTATCAGCAAAATCACACAACGAGGAAGGTgtcagaaaaaagaaaaaactattcaatttgctaaaaaaagctAAGTCGATTGGAAATATGGCCGATGAACCCGATAATTCTCGTTATACTTACGATTCTGAcgaaaaaattactaaaaaattaaacaaagtaaaaaaaaaaaaacactttccacttcaaacattttaa